A genome region from Pseudoalteromonas tetraodonis includes the following:
- a CDS encoding glyceraldehyde-3-phosphate dehydrogenase: protein MTSSHELEYTSSWQERQDYAESMQPIIGKLYRNRGIEIAVYGRPLVNSSTIDIIKSHKSVAQFEGTKLRLRESFPFLEAISKMELNSARIDIGKLAYSYLYTDAANGRSVEEFVKDELAEIVDSKPKAPRDVVLYGFGRIGRLLARLLIEKSGPYADLNLRAIVVRGGKDGDLEKRASLLRRDSIHGPFNGSITIDKERNAIKANGSYIQVIYANSPSEVDYSAYGIENALVVDNTGIWKDEAGLGQHLESKGAAKVLLTAPAKGNIKNIVYGVNNQDILPEDKIVCAASCTTNAITPTLKALNDQFGIKNGHVETVHSYTNDQNLIDNYHKAERRGRAAALNMVITETGAAKAVSKALPELEGKLTGNAIRVPTPNVSLAILNLNLEKSTTVEELNAFLRETALHSDLRDQIDYTASTEIVSTDLVGSRYAGVVDSQATIVDDNRVVLYVWYDNEFGYSCQVVRCMRDMAEVSFPSLPR from the coding sequence ATGACCTCATCTCACGAGTTAGAATACACAAGTAGCTGGCAAGAACGTCAAGATTACGCAGAAAGCATGCAGCCTATTATTGGTAAATTGTACCGTAATCGTGGTATCGAAATCGCTGTTTACGGCCGTCCATTAGTAAATTCAAGCACTATTGATATTATCAAGTCTCACAAATCAGTAGCTCAATTTGAAGGGACTAAACTGCGCCTACGTGAAAGCTTCCCATTCTTAGAAGCTATCAGCAAAATGGAATTAAATTCTGCCCGTATCGATATTGGTAAATTAGCATACAGCTATTTATACACAGATGCAGCGAATGGTCGTTCAGTAGAAGAGTTTGTTAAAGATGAACTTGCTGAAATTGTTGACTCTAAACCAAAAGCACCACGTGACGTTGTACTTTATGGTTTTGGTCGTATCGGTCGCTTATTAGCACGTTTGTTAATTGAAAAGTCAGGCCCGTATGCCGATTTAAACCTTCGCGCTATTGTTGTGCGTGGCGGTAAAGATGGCGATTTAGAGAAACGTGCAAGCTTATTACGTCGTGACTCTATCCATGGTCCATTTAATGGTTCTATCACCATCGATAAAGAGCGTAATGCAATTAAAGCGAACGGTAGCTACATTCAAGTTATCTACGCTAATTCGCCAAGCGAAGTTGATTACAGCGCTTACGGCATCGAAAACGCATTAGTCGTTGATAACACAGGTATCTGGAAAGATGAAGCCGGCCTTGGTCAGCATTTAGAATCTAAAGGGGCTGCAAAAGTATTATTAACAGCGCCTGCTAAAGGTAATATTAAAAATATCGTTTACGGTGTAAACAACCAAGATATTTTACCGGAAGACAAAATTGTCTGTGCAGCAAGCTGTACAACCAATGCGATTACGCCAACACTTAAAGCATTAAACGATCAGTTTGGTATTAAGAATGGCCATGTTGAAACGGTTCACTCGTACACTAATGACCAAAACTTAATTGATAACTACCACAAAGCGGAACGTCGTGGTCGTGCTGCGGCACTAAACATGGTTATCACTGAAACAGGTGCAGCGAAAGCGGTTTCTAAAGCATTACCAGAGCTTGAAGGTAAACTAACAGGTAACGCAATCCGTGTACCTACACCAAACGTATCGTTAGCTATCTTAAACTTGAACCTTGAAAAGAGTACAACGGTTGAAGAGCTTAATGCGTTTTTACGTGAAACAGCACTTCACTCAGACCTACGTGATCAAATTGATTACACAGCATCAACTGAAATCGTCTCTACCGATTTAGTGGGTAGCCGTTACGCAGGTGTTGTTGATTCTCAAGCAACGATTGTTGATGATAACCGCGTAGTACTTTACGTATGGTACGACAATGAGTTTGGTTATAGCTGCCAGGTAGTTCGCTGTATGCGCGACATGGCAGAAGTCTCATTCCCAAGTTTACCTCGATAA
- a CDS encoding M14 family metallopeptidase, which yields MKISSNFDSGNIKVIEATDPLNIQLEINKDHQSEFYQWFHFRLETTPYQLHQLNINNLDKSAYPDGWVDYQAVASYDRQTWFRVPSSYENGTLTFELEPECSSVYFAYFAPYSYDRHLDLLAWAQSQEICQLETLGQTLDGRDMSVLKIGQPSADKKIIWVTARQHPGETMAEWFVEGLLHKLLDDEDPHAAALLSKAVFYVVPNMNPDGSARGHLRTNAKGVNLNREWQTPSMENSPEVYLVLNKMREAGLDMHLDIHGDEAIPYNFVAGSEGIPSYDARLKGLEDSFKAALLTITPEFQDTHGYDKDEPGQANLTVGSSATAEEFKALTYTVEMPFKDNNDLPDPDYGWSDRRSYQFGQDTLAAIVNVVDNLR from the coding sequence ATGAAAATCAGTAGCAATTTCGACAGTGGTAATATTAAAGTTATTGAAGCCACCGATCCGTTAAATATTCAGCTAGAAATTAATAAAGATCACCAGTCTGAGTTTTATCAGTGGTTTCACTTTCGCCTTGAAACAACGCCTTATCAACTTCATCAGTTAAATATTAATAATCTTGATAAGTCTGCATACCCTGATGGTTGGGTAGACTACCAAGCTGTTGCTTCATACGACCGTCAAACATGGTTCCGTGTACCGTCTTCGTATGAAAATGGCACATTAACATTTGAGCTTGAGCCTGAGTGCAGCAGCGTTTACTTCGCCTACTTTGCACCTTACAGCTACGATCGTCATTTAGACTTATTAGCATGGGCGCAAAGCCAAGAAATTTGCCAACTAGAAACACTAGGTCAAACCCTTGATGGGCGTGACATGAGCGTGCTTAAAATTGGTCAGCCAAGCGCCGATAAAAAAATCATCTGGGTTACGGCTCGCCAACATCCAGGTGAAACTATGGCAGAGTGGTTTGTAGAAGGCTTATTACACAAACTGCTTGACGATGAAGACCCACATGCAGCAGCCTTACTATCAAAAGCGGTATTCTATGTAGTGCCAAACATGAATCCAGATGGCAGTGCACGTGGTCACTTACGTACTAATGCTAAAGGGGTTAACTTAAACCGTGAATGGCAAACGCCAAGCATGGAAAATAGTCCTGAAGTTTACTTAGTGCTTAATAAAATGCGCGAAGCCGGCTTAGACATGCACCTAGACATTCATGGTGATGAAGCCATTCCATATAATTTTGTTGCCGGTAGCGAAGGCATACCAAGCTATGATGCACGCCTAAAAGGCTTAGAGGATAGCTTTAAGGCCGCGCTTTTAACTATTACTCCAGAGTTTCAAGATACGCATGGCTACGATAAAGACGAACCAGGTCAAGCTAACCTAACAGTAGGTTCATCAGCGACAGCAGAAGAATTTAAAGCACTTACTTACACAGTAGAAATGCCATTTAAAGATAATAATGACTTACCCGATCCAGATTATGGTTGGTCAGATCGTCGTTCTTATCAATTTGGACAAGATACTTTAGCAGCCATTGTTAATGTTGTAGACAACTTAAGATAA
- a CDS encoding alanine/glycine:cation symporter family protein yields MEAFVSAVNDVVWSDALIYLCLGAGLFYSVLTRFAQVRHFKEMCKLLFSPNTSEKGISSFQALAVSLSGRVGVGNIAGVAAAIGFGGPGAIFWMWVVAFLGASTAYAESTLGQIYKLEEDGQYRGGPAYYFDRCLGQKWLAVLFAVSAIIACGVFLPGVQANAVGNAFTQVFGDGTMVSTSFGEVGSFKLVALAIILIVLAFIIFGGIKRIANFTQIVVPFMALGYIVLALIIVFLNIDKVPGIFSLIIGDAFTAQAGFGAAIGWGVKRGIYSNEAGQGTGPHAAAAAEVDHPAQQGLVQAFSVYVDTLFVCTATALMILMTQQYNVVGTLPEGQFIIQNVDAATEVGSAAFTQMALFSVFGSFGEAFVGIALFFFAFTTILAYYFIAETNIAYLNRYFKGSIPLVVVKLMIMFMVAYGMVNSSGYIWTIGDIGVGLMAWINILGILAIFFVAKPALTCLSDYEDQKKKGGQITFDPVKLGIKNATFWEKRLEKQSKDAE; encoded by the coding sequence ATGGAAGCTTTTGTAAGCGCCGTTAATGATGTTGTTTGGAGTGATGCACTCATCTATTTATGCCTAGGCGCAGGCTTATTTTACTCCGTACTAACTCGATTTGCTCAAGTTAGACATTTTAAAGAAATGTGTAAGCTATTATTTAGCCCTAACACCTCAGAAAAAGGGATTTCATCTTTTCAAGCTCTTGCTGTCTCATTATCTGGGCGAGTAGGGGTTGGTAATATTGCCGGGGTTGCAGCCGCAATTGGTTTTGGTGGCCCTGGCGCTATTTTCTGGATGTGGGTTGTTGCTTTTTTAGGTGCAAGTACTGCATACGCGGAGTCAACATTAGGTCAAATTTATAAATTAGAAGAAGACGGCCAATACCGCGGTGGTCCAGCGTATTATTTTGACCGTTGCTTAGGGCAAAAATGGCTGGCTGTATTATTTGCTGTGTCGGCAATTATAGCCTGTGGGGTTTTCCTACCGGGCGTGCAAGCAAATGCTGTGGGCAACGCATTCACTCAAGTATTTGGTGATGGCACTATGGTGTCTACAAGTTTTGGTGAAGTAGGCAGTTTTAAACTGGTTGCGTTGGCCATTATTCTTATTGTTTTAGCGTTTATTATTTTTGGTGGTATAAAGCGCATTGCTAATTTTACGCAAATTGTAGTGCCATTTATGGCGCTTGGTTACATCGTATTGGCCTTAATTATCGTATTTTTAAATATAGACAAAGTCCCGGGTATTTTCTCGCTCATTATTGGTGATGCATTTACAGCCCAAGCAGGTTTTGGTGCTGCAATTGGCTGGGGTGTTAAGCGTGGAATATACTCTAATGAAGCCGGCCAAGGTACAGGTCCTCATGCTGCGGCTGCGGCAGAAGTTGATCACCCTGCACAGCAAGGTTTAGTGCAAGCTTTTTCTGTTTATGTTGATACACTTTTTGTATGTACAGCAACGGCATTAATGATTTTAATGACGCAGCAATACAATGTAGTCGGTACTTTGCCAGAAGGGCAATTCATTATACAAAATGTGGATGCGGCAACTGAAGTGGGATCAGCAGCATTCACCCAAATGGCGTTGTTTAGTGTATTTGGTAGCTTTGGAGAAGCGTTTGTAGGTATCGCTTTATTCTTCTTTGCTTTTACCACCATACTGGCTTATTACTTCATTGCTGAGACAAATATCGCGTACTTAAATCGCTACTTTAAAGGAAGTATTCCGCTTGTAGTGGTAAAACTTATGATTATGTTTATGGTAGCCTACGGCATGGTTAACAGTTCCGGTTATATTTGGACTATTGGCGACATAGGCGTTGGCTTAATGGCGTGGATCAACATATTGGGTATATTAGCCATTTTCTTTGTCGCTAAACCGGCCTTAACATGTTTGAGTGATTATGAAGACCAGAAGAAAAAAGGTGGCCAAATCACATTTGATCCCGTTAAGTTAGGGATTAAAAACGCCACCTTCTGGGAAAAACGTCTTGAAAAGCAATCTAAAGACGCTGAATAA
- a CDS encoding YeaC family protein, whose product MNIDNLVQNITPELFERLQYGAATGKWPDGTPLSDEQKQQTVQLVMLYQAKVAQSNEQFTIGANGEMIQKTKAQLQKEFKSDNEIARFSENDL is encoded by the coding sequence ATGAATATTGACAACCTAGTACAGAATATTACTCCAGAATTATTTGAGCGCTTACAGTATGGTGCGGCAACGGGAAAGTGGCCAGATGGCACGCCTTTATCAGATGAGCAAAAGCAACAAACAGTGCAACTAGTGATGTTGTACCAAGCAAAAGTAGCACAATCAAACGAGCAGTTTACCATTGGTGCAAATGGAGAAATGATCCAAAAAACCAAAGCGCAACTACAAAAAGAATTCAAATCAGATAACGAAATAGCTAGGTTCAGTGAAAATGATCTTTAA
- a CDS encoding DUF349 domain-containing protein: MIFKHLFTPKWKHPKQQVRLDAIEKLDVARDVTILSTLALEDSSAEIRRKALQKVNDLPLWWKAYKQDQALKDVAEQQISSAVLNSESSLSAQIKNEYIERFAPVKTLEKLAFAEKELQVRVKLLKRLANPKLIEKAFKEANEELQKQLVDLVITQQLTKALLKHAQGEAKVALESHLENERLALEMPSQVENATRVILAKLNALRDKNDYAIVDPQAAELMAQWQALELKWLSEEHVKTLDAKYISITDKLNAHIATLKAQHEIEQQRLAQQQRQVLALATLEALSEEIENALQLGLETPEQIQQDWLNAKVAQAKDTLDKTQLMADQQSKQVINKLEQLFLQVAKLPELTTAIKEYKIAYSTLIEIKPAEQLSDYDQQLSAFNHTFKEARSHLDVLSNDLQASFKTQLNAHKKQFLAAMSELTKLLEKTQSQAKRKARDVKRLIEEGRFNVAFGVFKGFEELFNALTEKYQQPLVNLKADLEAQLADAKDWQKYAAAPKRAALLEEVTALVDEPCNDPQQRADQVKVLRKRWNELGRLDTEQEKQQGNEFDEKIELLFAPCRSYFAEQEVQREAAKAEREQLIADMHALHLQATDTADLDWKQLESHYNRLQKAWRSVGKVDPKTYRVLNERYKAEQQQVVASLNAFHKGNAALKNELVEQAQQLSQSDNLADACQQLKQLQQQWQTIGFAGLKAENALWQKFRQFNDATFTKRSEEFEQQKREQSESDKLATTELNELEAALNSVEGKAQLLDLQTKVKGYKQFKSLTPKVSALLSAIDEKLTGLAAKNEQANLDALFVALENNEPVPSQFNGAVKTALSCEQLLTRMEILASVSSQNSSQRMVEQVAMLDDKHRGEHADLNYYLKQLLALSEGSVTADTLARLKVIFAVN; this comes from the coding sequence ATGATCTTTAAACACCTTTTTACACCAAAATGGAAACACCCAAAGCAACAAGTTCGTTTAGATGCGATTGAAAAACTTGATGTGGCACGTGACGTAACAATTTTAAGCACCTTAGCCCTTGAAGACTCATCGGCTGAAATTCGTCGTAAAGCACTGCAAAAAGTAAACGACTTACCACTGTGGTGGAAAGCTTACAAACAAGATCAGGCATTGAAAGATGTTGCTGAACAACAAATCTCATCGGCTGTATTAAACAGTGAAAGTAGCTTGTCGGCGCAGATTAAAAATGAGTACATTGAACGCTTTGCACCGGTTAAAACCCTTGAAAAACTAGCATTTGCTGAAAAAGAACTGCAAGTGAGAGTTAAGCTATTAAAACGCCTAGCTAACCCTAAACTGATTGAAAAAGCCTTTAAAGAAGCAAACGAAGAGCTGCAAAAACAGTTAGTTGATTTAGTCATTACTCAGCAGTTAACTAAAGCACTGTTAAAGCATGCTCAAGGTGAAGCCAAAGTTGCGCTAGAAAGTCATCTTGAAAACGAGCGTTTAGCGCTTGAAATGCCATCGCAAGTTGAAAACGCAACCCGTGTTATTTTAGCCAAGCTTAATGCATTGCGTGATAAAAATGACTACGCCATTGTTGACCCACAAGCTGCAGAACTCATGGCGCAGTGGCAAGCTCTTGAATTAAAATGGCTAAGTGAAGAACATGTAAAAACCCTTGATGCTAAATATATATCAATTACCGATAAGCTTAATGCTCACATTGCCACATTAAAAGCGCAACATGAAATAGAGCAGCAACGTTTAGCGCAGCAACAGCGCCAAGTCTTAGCATTAGCTACGTTAGAAGCATTAAGTGAAGAAATTGAAAATGCATTGCAACTTGGATTAGAAACCCCAGAGCAAATTCAGCAAGATTGGCTTAATGCAAAAGTAGCACAAGCAAAAGACACACTAGATAAAACGCAATTGATGGCTGATCAGCAATCAAAACAAGTGATTAATAAGCTTGAGCAACTATTTTTACAAGTAGCCAAGTTACCTGAGCTAACTACGGCGATTAAAGAATATAAAATTGCCTACAGTACGCTTATTGAAATAAAACCTGCAGAGCAACTTAGCGATTACGATCAACAACTAAGTGCCTTTAATCACACATTTAAAGAGGCACGCAGCCATTTAGATGTACTTAGCAATGATTTACAAGCGTCATTTAAAACCCAACTTAATGCGCATAAAAAGCAATTTTTAGCTGCAATGAGCGAACTCACTAAGCTGCTTGAAAAAACCCAGAGCCAAGCTAAACGCAAGGCACGTGATGTAAAACGTTTAATTGAAGAAGGGCGCTTTAACGTTGCATTTGGTGTATTTAAAGGCTTCGAAGAGTTATTTAATGCCCTAACTGAAAAGTATCAACAGCCGCTGGTTAACTTAAAAGCAGACCTAGAAGCGCAATTAGCCGATGCTAAAGATTGGCAAAAATATGCGGCCGCACCAAAACGTGCAGCACTTTTAGAAGAAGTAACAGCGTTAGTTGATGAGCCGTGTAACGATCCACAACAGCGTGCTGATCAAGTTAAAGTACTTCGCAAGCGTTGGAACGAGCTAGGACGCCTTGATACAGAGCAAGAGAAACAACAGGGCAACGAGTTCGATGAAAAAATTGAGCTTTTATTTGCCCCTTGTCGCAGCTACTTCGCTGAGCAAGAAGTGCAACGTGAAGCAGCAAAAGCAGAGCGCGAGCAATTGATTGCTGATATGCATGCATTGCATTTACAAGCAACTGATACGGCTGATTTAGATTGGAAACAACTAGAAAGTCACTATAACCGTTTGCAAAAGGCATGGCGAAGTGTGGGTAAAGTTGACCCGAAAACATACCGCGTATTAAACGAGCGTTATAAGGCAGAGCAGCAACAGGTTGTAGCGTCACTTAACGCGTTTCATAAAGGCAATGCCGCACTTAAAAATGAGCTCGTTGAACAAGCACAGCAATTATCACAAAGCGATAATTTAGCAGACGCTTGCCAACAGCTAAAGCAGTTACAGCAACAGTGGCAAACCATAGGGTTTGCAGGCTTAAAAGCTGAAAATGCATTGTGGCAAAAATTTCGTCAGTTTAATGATGCAACTTTCACTAAACGAAGCGAAGAGTTTGAACAGCAAAAGCGCGAACAAAGTGAGTCAGATAAGCTGGCAACAACTGAGCTGAATGAGCTTGAAGCAGCATTAAATAGTGTTGAAGGTAAAGCCCAATTACTTGATTTGCAAACCAAAGTTAAAGGGTATAAACAGTTTAAATCGTTAACCCCTAAAGTGTCTGCTTTGTTATCAGCCATAGATGAAAAGCTGACAGGGTTAGCGGCTAAAAATGAGCAAGCTAATTTAGATGCTTTATTTGTTGCACTTGAGAACAACGAGCCAGTCCCGAGTCAATTTAATGGTGCAGTTAAAACAGCATTGAGCTGTGAGCAGCTGTTAACGCGTATGGAAATACTTGCGAGCGTAAGTTCGCAAAACTCATCGCAAAGAATGGTAGAGCAAGTAGCTATGCTTGATGATAAGCACCGTGGCGAACACGCTGATTTAAATTATTATTTAAAGCAGTTATTAGCACTCAGTGAGGGTTCAGTCACAGCTGACACACTAGCAAGGTTAAAAGTTATTTTTGCTGTAAATTAA
- a CDS encoding DUF1439 domain-containing protein codes for MKIFVFISLLFLTACNSTQGISVYSFTNSEVESLLNKELPKLSEKVSLMGLPVQFDVNDLSVNIGPDNSDYVLLGADSSAEINAFALKYPVRLKLQIQGTPFYDSEKKAVFLRNVKLLDSSIDAGGFKGNLEVLDNEAMDVMNAFLAVNPVYKLNMNDPKMALLSNLPLDLKVVEGAIKLVPRL; via the coding sequence ATGAAAATTTTTGTTTTTATTTCACTACTATTTTTAACTGCCTGTAACAGTACGCAGGGTATTTCGGTTTATTCATTTACAAATTCAGAGGTTGAGTCGTTACTAAATAAAGAGTTACCTAAATTAAGTGAAAAAGTTAGCCTGATGGGCTTACCTGTGCAGTTTGATGTGAATGATTTAAGCGTTAATATTGGCCCAGATAATAGTGATTATGTTTTATTAGGTGCAGATTCTAGCGCCGAGATTAATGCTTTTGCATTAAAGTACCCAGTGCGCTTAAAGCTGCAAATACAGGGCACTCCTTTTTATGACAGCGAGAAAAAAGCGGTATTTTTACGTAATGTTAAGTTACTCGACTCAAGCATTGATGCCGGTGGCTTTAAAGGTAATTTAGAAGTGCTGGATAACGAGGCCATGGATGTAATGAATGCTTTTTTAGCCGTTAACCCCGTTTATAAGTTAAATATGAACGATCCTAAAATGGCATTATTAAGTAATTTACCTTTAGATTTAAAAGTAGTAGAAGGCGCTATTAAGCTAGTCCCTCGGTTATAA
- a CDS encoding ABC1 kinase family protein produces MANERSVPTSRLSRFAKLGSLATGVATNMLVGGAKSALSGKGWDNKSLLLQPKNIENLATQLSHLRGAAMKLGQLLSMDAGDLLTPELAQLLSLLRSDANPMPHKQLVSVLKEQWGEDWLSRFSHIELRPFAAASIGQVHLAYKENGAQLAVKIQYPGIAKSVVNDVDNVITLLTLSRLLPKELDIKPLVAEAKAQLLAEADYTREAEYLSRYKNLLANNAHFKVPSVYPQHSTAQVLTMEYVDAKPIEGITYLPQSERSRVAEQLIDLFFKEMFVFNLIQTDPNFANFHYQPESQKIVLFDFGATREITPALSNAYLALFKAGSNNDREGVLNAATDIGYFKDSLKDNYKEKVIDLFLMACEPLRYNGEFDFKNSALASNIKDAGLQLSAQSQQWHTPPVDALFIHRKLAGLYLIAARLEAKIDIKALFSHY; encoded by the coding sequence ATGGCTAATGAGCGATCCGTTCCCACATCTCGACTTTCACGTTTTGCAAAGTTAGGCTCATTAGCCACTGGCGTCGCCACGAATATGTTAGTGGGCGGGGCTAAAAGTGCGCTTTCTGGTAAAGGCTGGGATAATAAAAGCTTATTGCTTCAGCCTAAAAATATTGAAAACCTAGCCACTCAACTCTCACACCTGCGCGGTGCGGCAATGAAGCTTGGGCAGCTGCTTTCAATGGATGCTGGCGACTTACTAACCCCCGAACTTGCTCAATTGCTGTCTTTATTGCGCTCAGATGCCAACCCGATGCCACACAAACAACTGGTTAGTGTTTTAAAAGAGCAATGGGGAGAGGATTGGTTATCGCGTTTTTCTCATATTGAGCTCAGGCCGTTTGCGGCGGCGTCCATTGGCCAGGTTCATTTAGCTTATAAAGAAAATGGCGCGCAACTGGCAGTTAAAATTCAATACCCTGGAATCGCAAAAAGTGTAGTGAATGACGTAGATAACGTGATCACTTTACTTACTTTATCGCGGTTATTACCTAAAGAGCTGGATATTAAACCCCTAGTGGCTGAAGCCAAGGCACAGCTATTAGCAGAGGCCGACTACACTCGAGAAGCTGAATATTTATCACGTTACAAAAATCTGTTAGCAAATAACGCGCATTTCAAAGTCCCTAGCGTGTATCCCCAGCACAGTACTGCGCAAGTGCTAACCATGGAGTATGTAGATGCCAAGCCTATAGAGGGCATTACATATTTACCACAATCAGAGCGAAGCCGAGTTGCTGAACAACTGATTGATTTATTTTTTAAAGAAATGTTTGTCTTTAATTTAATCCAAACCGACCCTAACTTTGCAAATTTTCATTACCAACCTGAATCACAAAAAATAGTATTATTTGACTTTGGTGCCACACGAGAAATTACCCCAGCACTAAGTAATGCCTATCTAGCTTTATTTAAAGCTGGTAGTAATAACGATCGTGAAGGGGTGCTCAATGCCGCCACCGATATTGGCTATTTTAAAGATTCCCTCAAAGACAATTACAAAGAAAAAGTGATTGATTTATTTTTAATGGCCTGCGAGCCACTGCGCTATAACGGCGAGTTTGATTTTAAAAATAGCGCGCTTGCTAGCAATATTAAAGATGCAGGCTTGCAGTTAAGCGCACAGTCGCAGCAATGGCATACGCCTCCTGTTGATGCGTTGTTTATTCACCGTAAGCTAGCGGGCTTGTATTTAATCGCAGCACGGCTAGAAGCAAAAATAGATATTAAGGCATTATTTAGCCATTACTAG
- a CDS encoding sigma-54 interaction domain-containing protein, which translates to MIKNFLNDPTLLLNAVGEGIYGFDLSGNAVFVNPAAERMTGWTADELLGKKIHQYHHHSHADGTPYPADECQIYCTMFDGKRREVKNEVFWRKDGSAFAVEYTSTPVYKNSQLIGAVAVFRDISAQQRTQTALQDALAQVKHLSEQLKDENDYLTAELNQDWQDSGLVGRSDVFQRMLQQIQLVSETDSTVLILGENGTGKELVARNLHRLSKRNEQAFIKVNCAAFTPSLLESELFGHERGSFTGANERRKGRFELADKGTLFLDEVAELPLESQSKLLRVLQEREFERVGGSQTLKVDIRIIAATNRNLWEMVQAGQFRMDLYYRLNVFPIKVPALKERKEDIPFLCQNLIAQINKRLGKQLQGLSKKAIRQLQAYDWPGNIRELQNVLEREAILSTQPTLQLSQPLKAGDANAVNPTLTLDEAQRQHIISVLMLCNWKIAGEQGAANKLGLPESTLRSKMRKLAVQRTR; encoded by the coding sequence ATGATAAAAAACTTTTTAAACGATCCTACTTTATTACTTAATGCGGTAGGTGAGGGCATATATGGATTTGATTTATCTGGTAATGCGGTGTTTGTAAACCCAGCGGCAGAGCGAATGACGGGTTGGACAGCCGATGAATTGCTGGGTAAAAAAATACATCAATATCATCATCACAGTCATGCAGATGGCACGCCTTACCCTGCCGATGAATGCCAAATTTACTGCACCATGTTTGATGGCAAACGCCGCGAGGTTAAAAACGAAGTATTTTGGCGTAAAGATGGCAGCGCCTTTGCTGTTGAATATACCTCCACGCCTGTTTATAAAAATAGCCAGCTTATTGGTGCCGTGGCCGTTTTTCGCGATATATCAGCGCAGCAGCGAACCCAAACCGCGCTCCAAGATGCTTTAGCGCAAGTAAAGCATTTAAGCGAGCAGCTCAAAGATGAAAACGACTACCTTACTGCCGAGCTAAATCAAGATTGGCAAGACTCGGGGCTAGTAGGGCGCAGTGATGTATTTCAACGTATGTTGCAGCAAATACAGTTAGTGAGCGAAACCGACAGTACGGTGTTGATACTTGGCGAAAACGGTACTGGCAAAGAGCTGGTGGCGCGTAACTTACATAGATTAAGCAAGCGCAATGAGCAGGCGTTTATAAAAGTTAATTGTGCGGCGTTTACCCCTAGCTTATTAGAATCGGAGTTGTTTGGACACGAACGAGGCTCGTTTACCGGCGCAAATGAGCGACGTAAAGGGCGTTTTGAACTTGCTGATAAGGGCACTTTATTTTTAGATGAAGTGGCAGAGCTGCCGTTAGAGTCACAAAGTAAATTATTACGAGTATTACAAGAGCGCGAATTTGAGCGAGTAGGGGGCAGCCAAACTCTAAAAGTCGATATTCGTATCATTGCTGCAACCAATCGTAACTTGTGGGAAATGGTACAAGCAGGGCAGTTTAGAATGGACTTATACTACCGTTTGAACGTGTTTCCTATCAAAGTGCCAGCACTAAAAGAGCGAAAAGAAGATATACCTTTTTTATGTCAAAACTTAATTGCTCAAATAAACAAGCGGCTAGGTAAGCAATTACAGGGGTTAAGTAAGAAAGCTATTAGGCAACTACAAGCCTATGACTGGCCAGGCAATATCAGAGAGCTGCAAAACGTGTTAGAGAGAGAAGCTATTTTATCTACACAGCCCACACTGCAGTTAAGTCAGCCGCTAAAAGCCGGTGATGCGAATGCCGTTAACCCAACGCTTACACTGGATGAGGCGCAAAGACAGCATATTATCTCCGTACTGATGTTATGTAACTGGAAAATTGCAGGCGAACAAGGCGCGGCAAATAAGCTGGGCTTACCTGAGAGTACGCTTCGCTCAAAAATGCGAAAATTGGCAGTGCAACGCACACGTTAA